The following are encoded together in the Ovis aries strain OAR_USU_Benz2616 breed Rambouillet chromosome X, ARS-UI_Ramb_v3.0, whole genome shotgun sequence genome:
- the GSPT2 gene encoding eukaryotic peptide chain release factor GTP-binding subunit ERF3B encodes MDLGSSSSSDSAPDCWDQVDMEAPGLAPSGDRASSALAAAAAEVQHEPLSSAFSRQLNINAKPFVPNVHAAEFVPAFLRGPSQPQTPPNDAPGFYETCTGAGNPQGKRLGRGAPVEHSKEEQLLWREGSNSAVTMELSEPVVENGEVEMVLEESWEHNKEVSEAEPGGSSLGDSGPPEESGQEMMEKEEIRKSKSMVVPSGAPKKEHVNVVFIGHVDAGKSTIGGQIMFLTGMVDKRTLEKYEREAKEKNRETWYLSWALDTNQEERDKGKTVEVGRAYFETEKKHFTILDAPGHKSFVPNMIGGASQADLAVLVISARKGEFETGFEKGGQTREHAMLAKTAGVKYLIVLINKMDDPTVNWSIERYEECKEKLVPFLKKVGFSPKKDIHFMPCSGLTGANIKEQSDFCPWYTGLPFIPYLDNMPNFNRSIDGPIRLPIVDKYKDMGTVVLGKLESGSIFKGQQLVMMPNKHNVEVLGILSDDAETDFVAPGENLKIRLKGIEEEEILPGFILCDPTNLCHSGRTFDVQIVIIEHKSIICPGYNAVLHIHTCIEEVEITALISLVDKKSGEKSKTRPRFVKQDQVCIARLRTAGTICLETFKDFPQMGRFTLRDEGKTIAIGKVLKLVPEKD; translated from the coding sequence ATGGacctgggcagcagcagcagcagcgactcGGCTCCCGACTGCTGGGACCAGGTGGACATGGAAGCACCGGGTTTGGCCCCGAGCGGGGACCGAGCCTCCTCGGCGTTGGCGGCGGCCGCCGCCGAGGTGCAGCATGAGCCCCTCAGCTCGGCCTTCAGCCGTCAGCTCAACATCAACGCCAAACCCTTCGTGCCTAACGTCCATGCCGCGGAGTTCGTGCCGGCCTTCCTGCGGGGCCCGAGCCAGCCGCAGACCCCCCCGAATGACGCCCCCGGATTCTATGAAACCTGTACGGGCGCGGGCAACCCTCAAGGTAAAAGGCTGGGACGGGGGGCACCTGTGGAACATTCCAAAGAGGAACAGTTATTGTGGCGTGAAGGTTCCAATTCAGCCGTTACCATGGAACTTTCAGAACCTGTTGTAGAAAATGGAGAGGTGGAGATGGTTTTAGAAGAGTCATGGGAGCACAATAAAGAAGTAAGTGAAGCCGAGCCAGGGGGTAGTTCCTTGGGAGATTCGGGGCCCCCAGAAGAAAGTGGCCAGGAAATGATGGagaaagaggaaatcagaaaatcgAAATCTATGGTCGTACCCTCAGGTGCTCCTAAAAAAGAACACGTAAATGTGGTATTCATTGGGCATGTCGATGCCGGGAAGTCAACCATTGGAGGACAGATCATGTTTTTGACAGGAATGGTTGACAAAAGAACACTTGAGAAATatgaaagagaagctaaagaaaaaaacagagaaacttgGTATTTGTCCTGGGCCTTAGATACAAACCAGGAAGAACGAGACAAGGGTAAAACAGTAGAAGTGGGTCGTGCCTattttgaaacagaaaagaaacatttcacaaTTTTAGATGCCCCTGGCCATAAGAGTTTTGTCCCAAATATGATCGGTGGTGCTTCTCAAGCTGATTTGGCTGTACTGGTAATCTCTGCCAGGAAAGGAGAGTTTGAGACTGGATTTGAAAAAGGTGGACAGACAAGAGAACATGCAATGTTGGCAAAAACGGCAGGGGTGAAATATTTGATAGTGCTTATTAATAAGATGGATGATCCCACAGTAAATTGGAGCATTGAGAGATATGAAGAATGTAAAGAAAAGCTAGTGCCCTTTTTGAAAAAAGTCGGCTTTAGTCCCAAAAAGGACATTCACTTTATGCCCTGCTCAGGGCTGACCGGGGCAAATATTAAAGAGCAATCAGATTTCTGCCCTTGGTACACTGGATTACCATTCATTCCATATTTGGATAATATGCCAAACTTCAACAGATCCATTGATGGACCAATTAGACTGCCAATTGTGGATAAGTACAAGGATATGGGCACTGTGGTCCTGGGAAAGCTGGAATCAGGATCCATTTTTAAAGGCCAGCAGCTTGTGATGATGCCAAACAAGCACAATGTGGAAGTTCTTGGAATACTTTCtgatgatgctgaaactgatTTTGTAGCGCCAGGTGAAAACCTTAAAATCAGACTGAAGGGAATTGAAGAAGAAGAGATCCTTCCAGGATTCATACTCTGTGATCCTACTAATCTTTGCCATTCTGGACGCACATTTGATGTTCAGATAGTGATTATTGAGCACAAATCCATCATCTGCCCAGGTTATAATGCAGTGCTGCATATTCATACTTGTATTGAGGAAGTTGAGATAACAGCCTTAATCTCCTTGGTAGATAAAAAATCAGGAGAAAAGAGTAAGACACGGCCCCGCTTCGTGAAGCAAGATCAAGTGTGCATTGCCCGTTTAAGGACAGCAGGAACTATCTGCCTTGAGACATTCAAAGATTTTCCTCAGATGGGTCGTTTTACTTTAAGAGATGAGGGTAAGACCATTGCAATTGGCAAAGTTCTGAAACTGGTCCCAGAGAAGGACTAA